GGAATTGAAGATTACTTCGGTCAATCACATATAATTGGGAGAGGAAAACATCTTACCAGATTATTGGAGATAGGAAATATAAACTCTATGATATTTTATGGACCTCCGGGTACTGGGAAAACAACCCTAGCAAATATTATTGCCAATACCATCAATGCAGAGTTTGAAAAACTGTCGGCTGTAACTTCAGGAATAAAAGAAATAAGAGAAGTGGTTAAAAGAGCTGAAGACAATCTTGGGATATACAATAAGAGTACTATACTTTTTATTGATGAAATTCATAGATTTAACAAAACCCAGCAAGATGCTCTTCTGCCTCATGTTGAAAAAGGACTTCTGACTCTAATAGGTGCAACCACTGAAAATCCGTTTTTCAGTGTAAACAAAGCACTTCTTTCAAGATGCCAAGTAATTGAACTAAAACCACTCTCAACACAGAATATAGAGTCGATTATAAAAAAAGCCATAGCAGAAGACGAAATACTCAGTAAATTAAGCATAGAACTTGAAAGCGATGCACTTGAGTATCTGAAGATAATAGCAAACGGGGATGCAAGAGTTGCTCTAAATGGACTTGAAATTGCAGCGCTGACCTCTAAAATCGAAGACGGCACTAGTAGAATTACAGGAGAAGATATTAGAGAATCCGTTCAAGTTAAAGCTGCCATATATGACCATGATGGAGACGATCATTATAATACCGTATCCGCATTTATTAAAAGCATAAGGGGAAGCGATGTCGATGCAAGTATCTATTACTTGGCTCGTATGATTGCAGGTGGAGAGGATCCGAGGTTTATAGCAAGGAGGCTTATTATATCGGCAGCAGAGGATATCGGACTTGCAGATCCAAATGCACTCAATATTGCAGTGTCTACATTTAATGCTGTAGAAAAAATAGGTATGCCTGAAGGCAGGATACCGCTTGCGGAAGCGACGATTTATTTAGCATTGGCACCTAAATCAAACTCAGCCTATCTGGCTATTGATGAAGCACTCGAGTTTTTAAATCAGGATGAATATCAGCCAATACCACTTCATCTAAGAGATGCCCATTATACCGGAGCAAAAGATTTAGGTCATGGAATAGAGTACAAATATCCACATGATTATTCTAAGGGATATGTAAATCAGGTTTATCTTCCTGAAAAAATTAAAGACATAAAGTTTTATAAGCAGAATTATAATGGAATTGAAAAGGATTTGATAAATTATGATAAAGATAAAAAAGAATTATAAA
The sequence above is a segment of the Peptoniphilaceae bacterium AMB_02 genome. Coding sequences within it:
- a CDS encoding replication-associated recombination protein A; this translates as MDLFSLNKEKNLNKRAPLADRMRPTGIEDYFGQSHIIGRGKHLTRLLEIGNINSMIFYGPPGTGKTTLANIIANTINAEFEKLSAVTSGIKEIREVVKRAEDNLGIYNKSTILFIDEIHRFNKTQQDALLPHVEKGLLTLIGATTENPFFSVNKALLSRCQVIELKPLSTQNIESIIKKAIAEDEILSKLSIELESDALEYLKIIANGDARVALNGLEIAALTSKIEDGTSRITGEDIRESVQVKAAIYDHDGDDHYNTVSAFIKSIRGSDVDASIYYLARMIAGGEDPRFIARRLIISAAEDIGLADPNALNIAVSTFNAVEKIGMPEGRIPLAEATIYLALAPKSNSAYLAIDEALEFLNQDEYQPIPLHLRDAHYTGAKDLGHGIEYKYPHDYSKGYVNQVYLPEKIKDIKFYKQNYNGIEKDLINYDKDKKEL